Proteins encoded together in one Vulcanisaeta thermophila window:
- a CDS encoding FAD-dependent oxidoreductase produces MNERPWVVREIERDNYAVMRSSRYGEPRGFLCCEWWCEGLWASAGYYNLCSPRPVIPSHKSTIGGLFRGLASPSAFPRSKLLIHFWGLIRERIRNSLNRASINELPSAPSKVSHVKVSTKVLIIGGGIAGLSLARELSRLGIDSVIVEGEDYLGGHLTFDESEVKNLGQASSFMANLVKDVEGDPRVKVYRGVIFDGFLEDAVIGHSRSGDLLFSFDYKYVVFATGAREVPLVFPGNNTARMITGLTALKLTRSWGLRLGSVLVWGSDDWGVRVAINLKRAGARVYLGDHSAIVRSDLYRGDVEKQGIESFIGYNIVSAKDEGDGIRITLESLRGRKAKRMYSRQEVKVDVVVSTIRVPALELPTQLGAQVVYVPELGGLVPRHGFTGSLGINNAYVLGDAGGLMPEHLVLRQARVVALSIGANEGLVGKDVLDREVTEFKTELINTNPGYYNALLRMEQGLHGTGYYAEPNVVYAPMWAAAGTTEDVENALRTANRQYLCLCEDVTLNDVLNAVKVLMHTRELRVKVLHGEEEEYRSMRLPSMERIKRVVGLGTGPCQGKFCVVSTNLILSFIFQKKPGEMGLIKFRFPEHPIPMATLTGGE; encoded by the coding sequence ATGAACGAGAGGCCATGGGTGGTTAGGGAGATTGAACGTGATAACTACGCCGTAATGCGCAGTTCACGTTATGGGGAACCCAGGGGCTTCCTCTGCTGTGAGTGGTGGTGCGAGGGCCTCTGGGCCAGCGCTGGCTATTACAACCTGTGCAGCCCAAGACCCGTGATACCAAGCCATAAAAGCACCATTGGAGGTTTATTCAGGGGGTTGGCAAGCCCCTCGGCATTCCCAAGGAGCAAGCTATTAATCCACTTCTGGGGTTTGATTAGGGAAAGGATTAGGAATTCCCTGAACAGGGCATCCATTAATGAACTACCCAGCGCGCCTAGTAAGGTGTCCCATGTTAAGGTTAGCACCAAGGTTTTAATAATTGGTGGGGGTATTGCGGGGCTTTCATTGGCTAGGGAATTGAGCCGGTTAGGCATTGACTCCGTGATTGTGGAGGGTGAGGACTACCTCGGTGGCCACTTGACATTTGATGAGAGCGAGGTAAAGAACCTGGGCCAGGCATCATCATTCATGGCGAACCTGGTTAAGGATGTGGAGGGGGATCCAAGGGTTAAGGTGTATAGGGGCGTCATTTTCGATGGGTTCCTGGAGGATGCGGTGATTGGGCATTCTAGGTCGGGTGATTTATTGTTCTCGTTTGATTATAAGTACGTGGTATTTGCCACGGGAGCCAGGGAGGTACCCCTGGTCTTCCCGGGTAATAATACGGCGAGGATGATCACCGGGCTCACGGCACTCAAACTAACCAGGTCCTGGGGGTTAAGGCTCGGGAGCGTCCTTGTTTGGGGTAGTGATGATTGGGGCGTTAGGGTCGCCATTAACCTGAAGAGGGCCGGGGCCAGGGTTTACCTGGGTGATCACTCGGCAATAGTGAGGAGTGACCTGTACAGGGGTGATGTGGAGAAGCAGGGTATAGAGTCCTTCATTGGCTACAACATAGTTTCGGCTAAGGATGAGGGTGACGGTATTAGGATAACCCTGGAGAGCCTCAGGGGTAGGAAGGCCAAGAGGATGTACTCAAGACAGGAGGTTAAGGTTGACGTGGTGGTGAGCACAATAAGGGTCCCAGCACTGGAACTACCCACCCAATTGGGGGCTCAGGTGGTTTACGTGCCGGAACTGGGCGGGTTAGTGCCGAGGCATGGGTTCACGGGCAGCCTCGGAATCAACAATGCATACGTGCTGGGTGACGCTGGGGGCTTGATGCCTGAGCACCTGGTACTGAGGCAGGCCAGGGTTGTGGCTCTGTCAATAGGTGCCAATGAGGGTTTAGTGGGTAAGGATGTCCTGGACAGGGAAGTCACGGAGTTTAAGACCGAGTTAATAAACACAAACCCTGGTTATTACAATGCGCTTCTACGAATGGAGCAGGGATTACACGGCACGGGTTATTATGCCGAGCCCAACGTGGTCTACGCACCCATGTGGGCCGCCGCGGGCACCACGGAGGATGTGGAGAACGCGCTCAGGACTGCCAATAGGCAGTACCTATGCCTTTGCGAGGATGTTACCCTCAATGATGTATTAAATGCGGTTAAGGTGTTGATGCACACCAGGGAGTTGAGGGTTAAGGTTCTCCATGGTGAGGAGGAGGAGTATAGGTCCATGAGGCTACCCAGTATGGAGAGGATAAAGAGGGTGGTGGGTCTGGGCACGGGTCCCTGCCAGGGTAAGTTCTGCGTAGTAAGCACCAACTTAATACTTAGCTTCATATTCCAAAAGAAGCCTGGGGAAATGGGGCTCATTAAGTTTAGATTCCCAGAGCACCCAATACCCATGGCCACATTAACAGGTGGTGAGTGA
- a CDS encoding NAD(P)/FAD-dependent oxidoreductase encodes MAEGHGLITTQADVVVIGAGIVGLATAYYLSRRGFNVAVLEKGYVGSGSSTRNAGRYRVHFGNRENTEFAIRAIKKLESLSSELGWNGVFERSGYLWLIRSERVLKLYEELNNEIWKPLGVPVEILSTDEIRERFPYINTQGIIGAAFGPQDGAFHHDYIVMGYYERALDLGVHIYEYSEAKSIGIESNRVVNVSSNNVFIRTKAVVFAAGAWTGELMKSMLNIEVPIKPLRREIGITEPVRPIINTYVIDTERSFLYVGQTMRGEILGSIELEGVEGFLPYGNTLNWLSTWAREVIKLIPALRNIRVMRVWSGYYEMTPDNSHIMGRSEDWPEGIYVVSGFSGHGFMFGPLAAELLAKYIATGEVDPLMKPFLPTRFKTGNLIRERLII; translated from the coding sequence ATGGCCGAGGGTCATGGATTAATAACAACACAGGCAGACGTGGTTGTAATAGGCGCCGGCATCGTGGGTTTGGCCACGGCCTACTACCTCTCACGTAGGGGATTTAACGTGGCGGTTCTTGAGAAGGGCTACGTGGGCAGTGGTAGCTCCACCAGGAATGCGGGCAGGTATAGGGTGCACTTCGGCAATAGGGAGAATACAGAATTCGCGATAAGGGCCATTAAGAAGCTTGAATCCCTGAGCAGTGAGTTGGGTTGGAATGGTGTTTTCGAGAGGTCAGGTTACCTATGGTTAATTAGAAGTGAGAGGGTGCTTAAGTTATATGAGGAGTTGAATAATGAAATATGGAAACCGCTGGGGGTGCCCGTGGAGATACTAAGTACTGATGAAATTAGGGAGAGGTTCCCATACATAAATACCCAGGGAATAATAGGCGCAGCCTTCGGCCCACAAGACGGCGCATTCCACCATGACTACATAGTGATGGGTTACTACGAAAGAGCCCTGGACCTTGGAGTTCATATTTATGAATACTCAGAGGCCAAGAGCATTGGTATTGAGTCGAACCGTGTCGTTAACGTGTCCTCTAACAACGTCTTCATAAGGACCAAGGCCGTGGTATTTGCAGCGGGTGCGTGGACGGGGGAGTTAATGAAGTCCATGCTTAATATAGAGGTGCCCATAAAGCCCCTGAGGAGGGAGATTGGCATAACAGAGCCCGTTAGGCCCATAATCAATACGTACGTAATAGACACCGAGAGGAGCTTCCTCTACGTGGGCCAGACCATGAGGGGTGAGATACTAGGTAGTATCGAGCTTGAGGGTGTGGAGGGCTTCCTACCCTATGGAAACACCCTCAATTGGTTAAGTACCTGGGCCAGGGAGGTCATTAAGTTAATACCTGCACTACGCAACATAAGGGTCATGAGGGTCTGGTCAGGTTATTACGAAATGACACCTGACAATAGCCACATAATGGGGAGGTCCGAGGACTGGCCCGAGGGTATTTACGTGGTGTCTGGCTTCAGTGGACATGGCTTTATGTTCGGACCCCTAGCCGCGGAGTTACTGGCCAAATACATAGCCACCGGCGAGGTGGACCCATTAATGAAGCCATTCTTACCCACCAGGTTTAAGACGGGCAATTTAATTAGGGAGAGGCTGATTATTTAG
- a CDS encoding Hsp20/alpha crystallin family protein: MNAEGIMDVTASMGKVESGLNELVSKLASMVDPRLITREPPVDIFDNGDTVAILVDLPGVKKESIRVRVGSNYVEVFAEPQQPQVIGKAARLERLSNFKLYRRVELGVRLKVDGAKAMYRDGVLQIIIPKLGSIAETEISIE, encoded by the coding sequence GTGAATGCGGAAGGAATAATGGATGTTACGGCAAGCATGGGCAAGGTGGAGTCAGGACTTAATGAGTTAGTGAGTAAGTTAGCATCCATGGTGGATCCAAGGTTAATAACCAGGGAGCCTCCGGTGGATATTTTCGATAATGGGGATACGGTGGCCATACTCGTGGATTTACCAGGGGTTAAGAAGGAGAGTATCAGGGTTAGGGTTGGTAGTAACTACGTCGAGGTTTTTGCGGAGCCCCAACAACCCCAGGTAATTGGTAAGGCAGCTAGGCTTGAGCGTTTAAGTAACTTTAAGCTTTATAGGAGGGTTGAGCTTGGTGTGAGGCTTAAGGTTGATGGTGCCAAGGCCATGTATAGGGATGGGGTATTGCAAATAATTATTCCTAAATTAGGCAGTATAGCTGAGACGGAGATTTCAATAGAGTAG